In Acidobacteriota bacterium, a genomic segment contains:
- a CDS encoding DUF4328 domain-containing protein, producing MVNAFKSDDFRDPLFVSWVAIGLLALNVICDVVYTVFGGMIIVFPEWTVYVEDGGIITLFAFVVNTIAVIEFPLGVATGIAFLIWVHRAYSNLSVLKARNLEFTPGWAVGWWFIPFANLVKPFQVIRELFNESDPDFDVETGYLHTPSGTPVEVGFWWGTLLTSNVLYRISNALYGRGEQPDSEYHAPFFLGGALFTVAAGTLAIYIVKETTRRQLKRFDVILSSSGNIDQPPPPPVFGDSLSFRAEEPHEAPPRPKPEGSDLPQNRD from the coding sequence ATGGTAAACGCATTCAAAAGCGATGATTTCCGCGACCCTCTTTTCGTTTCTTGGGTGGCCATAGGCCTGCTCGCTTTGAACGTCATATGCGATGTCGTCTATACGGTGTTCGGGGGAATGATCATTGTTTTTCCCGAATGGACAGTTTATGTCGAGGATGGCGGTATCATTACGCTTTTCGCTTTCGTAGTAAACACTATAGCGGTAATTGAGTTTCCGCTTGGAGTAGCTACAGGCATCGCCTTTTTGATCTGGGTACACCGGGCCTATAGCAATCTCAGCGTACTCAAGGCTCGAAATCTGGAGTTCACTCCGGGCTGGGCGGTAGGTTGGTGGTTCATTCCTTTTGCTAACCTAGTCAAACCGTTCCAAGTAATCCGAGAATTGTTTAACGAAAGCGATCCGGACTTCGACGTCGAGACCGGCTATCTGCATACTCCTTCAGGAACGCCGGTCGAAGTGGGATTTTGGTGGGGAACATTATTAACATCGAATGTGTTGTATCGCATCTCCAACGCACTTTATGGACGTGGTGAACAGCCGGATTCCGAGTATCACGCACCGTTCTTTCTTGGAGGCGCACTATTTACGGTAGCCGCCGGTACATTGGCCATCTATATCGTAAAAGAGACCACAAGGCGTCAGCTCAAACGGTTTGACGTGATCCTTAGTTCATCCGGGAACATTGACCAACCGCCGCCGCCTCCGGTTTTTGGCGATAGCTTGTCGTTCAGGGCAGAGGAACCACATGAAGCGCCGCCGCGGCCGAAACCCGAAGGTTCAGATTTGCCACAAAACCGCGATTGA
- a CDS encoding PepSY domain-containing protein, producing the protein MNLKGRNFYIRKVHRYLGVFIGVQFLLWTLGGLYFSWTVLDEIHGDHLRHEAAMPDPSLFTMPPHEAMASQANGEAADLNKFRMVAVMGEPYYSITYGKGPKARAVLVHAANGRIRDPINEHEAKTIATGMMHQPSEVATVEFVTQEVISGHHEYREKPLPAWAITLKHPENATVYVGTNDGQVHAVRTNSWRAFDFLWMLHTMDFSGRDNINNYVLRAFSILGILTVMSGFLLYFVSSKTLRRTWKRR; encoded by the coding sequence ATGAACCTAAAAGGCCGCAATTTTTACATCCGGAAAGTGCATCGGTATCTCGGTGTTTTCATCGGGGTCCAGTTTCTTCTATGGACGCTCGGTGGGCTGTATTTCAGCTGGACGGTCCTTGATGAGATACACGGCGACCATCTTCGGCATGAGGCCGCGATGCCCGATCCGTCGCTGTTCACAATGCCGCCGCATGAGGCGATGGCTTCGCAGGCGAATGGTGAGGCCGCCGACCTCAATAAATTCAGAATGGTTGCCGTGATGGGCGAGCCTTATTACTCGATCACTTACGGCAAAGGCCCGAAAGCTCGAGCCGTACTAGTTCATGCCGCAAACGGGCGGATTCGCGATCCGATCAATGAACACGAGGCGAAGACAATTGCGACCGGAATGATGCATCAGCCTTCGGAGGTTGCAACTGTCGAGTTCGTGACCCAAGAAGTGATAAGTGGGCATCATGAGTATCGCGAAAAACCGCTTCCGGCATGGGCGATCACACTCAAGCACCCGGAGAATGCTACGGTGTACGTCGGCACCAACGATGGGCAGGTCCATGCCGTCCGCACAAATAGCTGGCGGGCATTCGACTTCCTTTGGATGCTTCACACAATGGATTTCTCCGGCCGCGACAATATCAACAACTACGTTCTAAGAGCGTTTTCCATCCTCGGCATCCTGACCGTTATGTCGGGCTTTCTGCTCTACTTTGTGAGCTCCAAAACACTGCGCCGAACTTGGAAGCGGCGCTAA